DNA from Fusarium falciforme chromosome 7, complete sequence:
CCTCAAGTCGACGTGGAACTCTTCAGGGATTCTGTGTCGCGCTATTGTACTCCTCTCTGGACTGACAAGTAAGAATTTGACCGTGCCTGCGCCATCACGCATACAAGCGAAGAAGCTGTCAAtgatcatcatcaagtcgTCAGCCCAACCCCATAAGCTGGTCTCAAAGTGTGATAGGCCATCGATAACGCAACAAAGTGGTGATTCTCGGCCCAACTGGCAAATGAGTTGTTCGAAGATGAAACAGAGAAAGCGTGTCTCAAAATCGTCCGGAGTCGTCCTTCCTAACAACTCTTGCTCCAGAAACCTGAGATCAAGAGGTTCGTGATCTGGCCACTGCAGTAAGAGTTGATCGATAAGACTGCGCATCAGGCCATGGGGCCCGCATAGTCCGGCACTGGGATTGGTATGCTGCCCGGCAATGAAATGCAAGACAACTCGGGGCTGTTGAGGCAAAGAGAAGAGTGACGGATCGTGAAGCGGCCCTGCAAGAGCCTCTACAAGACCCGAGCAAAAGACGGAGGTGGGAGCTATCTTGCCGATACTTTGATCCCCACAGTGACCATCAACGAGTAGCATTCCGGACTCGGGGCCGGTTAGCCATAACTGGAACTTGGGAGTCGCCATGAGATAATTGGCCCGAGAAAGTGCCCTGGAGCTGAACTCATGGTGCTTTCGTAGGACTAGTGCAAGGTCTTGGAGAGGGACGAACCTCTCTGCTTCGGTGCAGATGGCTCCCATCACGTTTCCTCTTGACAGTCGTCGTAACGGAACAACTGCTCGATTCAATACTTCTAATCATTCACAGTTAGACACGGCAACGTATGTGATAGGAAGAGTAGACGAACCTTGGGACAACCATTCGACTCGTAGTTTATCCTGATTTGTTTGGTACATCGAATTCATCAACATTTCTACTAATTGGCGGTTCTCGTCGATGAGGGCTCGATGCCTCTCTTCATTCTCAGTTTTCCAGGTCTCAAATCTTTCGTCCCTAGCGACAACCTTTTCGTTGAGGGAATCAAGCTTGACATCTATCGTCCGTAGGTATTGAGAGTTCTCGGCAATACCCCTTGTGTTCAGATCCAAGCGGCATTGCTCCAGCCTGTTCTCGGCGCTCTTTACTGGCTTCAAGATCCCGTCCACTTCAGCCACAGAGTCCCCGAAGACAGACTTGCCAAACTTCTTGATTGCTTTTCCTAGGTCAGCGGCAAGTTTTGTGAAAGTGGGCCGCGATTACTTACTGGAACTGTTGCTTCTGCGGAGCAGAACTTCGATGAGCAGAGGGATGGACTTGACTAGTTGATCATGGAGATTATTAATCGCTGAGAACAAAGGTTGGTCTTGGGGATGGCTTTGACGCAGTTTCTCGGCGTTAACGATGCAGCTGGGTATATGTTCGAAGCTTGCAAAAATTCTTTCGCAGGTGTCTGTCCTTCTCTTGACGGCCTAAATGACACATGAGACACATGAATCACCATTCATCACAGTCAAAAAGGGATACTCACGTTGAATATGATCTGCAACCCTCCCTTAAGCAGTCCCAGGCCATCGTCCTGGGGGATGCTTTCCAAGAGAGGTATCATATTTCTTGAGAACCCTTGACCATGACGAAAACAGCGCCTGATAGGGTTTCCGTCTCCTTTGCTCCAATAAACCTTTTTTGTATCTTCGAGCTCGGCAAAAACTTGATCCCATGAACAGGAATCGGGGTTAAAAGTGTCCCAAAAGTCTCCTACAGGATCGGCCTCGAGGTACCTCTGGATTGCGGCCCTTAAGGCGCTGGACAAATGAGTACATAGGTGAAAGTGTGAGAGTTGGGTTTTATGGGTGACTCACGGGTTTTCGAGGGTTGGTACAAAACGAGAAGTGCTCTTATCATAGAGTCGGAGCGCGACTGAAGTGGTTCCCATTTTACTCGAGTAGTCCCGAAACCACTCATGGAAGATGAAAatttcctcgtcatcattcATTCGCTCCCGTAAAGTGATAGGCAAGTTTCGTTCCGCCATATCCTATCACGACAGTTGGAATGAAGCCTGTTGCACACACGCGTCTGTAGAATCTTGATGATGTAGGGTGAGAAACCAGGAAGTAGATGAGAAATGTGGGGTAAAAAGAGACAggggagaaaagaaagaaaacatAGAAGGGGAGGGTGGCACCTTGTGGTTGAGGTTCTCGACCAACCTGGCCGATGAATACAGGGAGCAATGTGAGCTCCGACCATTAGCAGCAGGGCCTGAAAGCCGTGTCATAGTTGGTCTAAAGATCCTCTGTTGATGGCTCCAGAAAGATTAGGTTGGTGAATGCAGGATGCGGAGACCTTTTGTGAGGCATTTCTTGCGCCAAGATGGCTGCATTGTCAAGCCAGCAACCGCCACTGTATACCTGGTCGATCAGGCTCGGGGAAATTGCCGGGCGGATGTGTAGGATGGGGGCCATATCTACAGCCTCTTGGAGACATACACGCTTGTTGATTGGGGCGTTGACTCTGACTGCAGGCTCAGCCTCCCATCCACCAAGCAGGCTGAAGCGCTCTGCACCAAGGTGCGTCTAGCTGAAACGTACAGGACCTTGGCTCTATCACATGAGTGAGATAGTGGCTGCAACCCTCTACTCATCTCGCACGGTATTGGTGGCAGCCCTTGCAAGCTGAGGATGCAACTAGGAATATGAGTGTGTGGTCTGATCCCAGAATGTTACTTCCAGTAGAGCCAGCAAAGGCGGGACGGTCGAGGGGCTTTGAGTTGCTGTGCATTTTGCCGCCTCTTGGACCTTTTAATGTCCACGCACAGGCCACTATCAATTCAATTGTTCATCTCGATTATCAATTTCTCTGTATCGTCATCTTTTATCGCGGGCTCCCAACTCGTAATTGTACCCCAGAAGGTGTTCCTTTGTTATGGAGGGCTACAGCAATCATGGGGCAGAGCCCTCAAAAGCCCCATCCGAAACTGCCAATCTCCTACCATTGGAAACTCCGCCTTCAGAAAGACAGCCAGATCCTATGTCTGAGATCCCTGGCAATATCAAGGTACTCGCTGGAACCCTTGGAGGCGTATTGGAAGATACTGTGTTGTCCAACGAGCAATCCCATGGTCAACATGTTGTGATCGGTGAGTACCGCCCATCAATTCTGAGAAAGAAATGACTTCTTAACAACCCAACTCAGAGTCACCACAAGAAGCCCCATGGCATCATCGTGTGTCGTCGACCGATCTGACGGGAGGCGTCACCTACGAATGGTTGAAAGATGTGACGTCTCGGTTGACCACACTGGAGCACAGTCAGCCAAAAGATGAGCGCAAGATAGAACATACGAAAGACGAGATGGAAATGACCGAATTGATGAAAACCGAGCCCAAGGTGAGAGATTGTAACTGGGAACAGTTCAAGAATCGCTACTCTTCCGAGGAATGTACCTATGCCATTGAGGTTCTCCTTGCTGGAGTTGACCTGGATGGCGAAATGGAGGAAGAGCAGCTGAGACGGTTGCCAACggaaaagaggaagaagatcaTTGAATCGAATCGAAAGAAGCCAGCCAGAAGGCTTCAAGCAGATAAGAGACCCGATAGTCAACGCCTGGAGCGTGTTCGCATTAACTCACCAGCCATCTTGTCTTTTCTCGGTGGGGTAACTGGGGAGACCTCTTGGGCTGAAAAGCCTCACACATTCTTGAGACCTTTCAAGATCTTGATTCACTTTCATGACCGACTTGAAGATGAGtttgacaagctcaaggtaAAATTCGAAGTCGTTGGTCAGCCTGAACTAGAGCCGACAGAAGGTGGCGTTGAAGCGGCTCAAACAAGGCCAGCAGAGGTCCCATCGACATCACTCCGAAAAGAATTGCGCCCAGGTTTGGAAAAGGACGACTTGTCAAGCGAAGGGCTAGCTGTTTCGGCCAAGTTTCCGAAACTTCCTGCCGAGTCAACTACAGGGGAGCCACTGATGGAACGTGGTAGCTTGCAGAGCAAACCAGCTCCCCTCCCTGTGGAGGAGGTGACTGAATCTGGGTACAAGGAGATCAAGTGCTATATGGAGTTCGCCAGGTCCAGGATTCTCCCAAACTATCGCAAGTTCGAGGGAAAGGATCACAGCCAGCGTGTCAGAGTACGCTTCGATGATCTCTGGTCGCTGTTCCGCCCAGGAGACCTCGTCTTTACACGCGAAGACTCCAAAAccaactcctccaccacTGATGCCGAGAAGCATCGTTCACCCCCCGGGCGGCAGAAGGGCCGGAGGTTGGGGAGACTACACTTTGTTGATACAGACACGGTGGACTGGACTGTCGGTAACCTCGACGCCGAGAACGGGGACTTTCGCCGTAACACGCTACAAAAGGATGATCAACTCATACTCAGAGCCTACTACCTGGACTATGACGGCGTCTCGTACGCGGCCGTTTCGCGCCAATGGAACATCTTACGCTTCGATGGTGAAAAAGAAGTCACCAAGCTTGACCTTTTCCCGGTGAGGTTTGAGAAGGACTTTGAAAACACTTTGTCCAAGCTAGTGGAATCAGGAGAGAGGTTCCAAAAGCTATTGCTCTCGAAAGAACCGTCTATTCAACACGAGGGTTGGACACTTACGCACGACCCCGCCGGCACGCGATTGGCCAACCTTCTCGGTCGCCCGTTGACGGCCGAATACATTGAGAGCGATGTCATCATCGACTTCCAGGAAACCTACCAAAAGAATCCGATGTGGAAGCCGGCATTTATATCCTATTCCAAATCCCCGTTTGATCCAGATACGACTTATGATGAATTCGCAATCATACGGTGGTCTGGGCCAGACCGTTCCAGAATATCCTCAAAGCTTACAGAAGTTGTCGTCTCATTCGATGATGCGGGCTCATTGAGATGGAACAAATTTGCCGACTCCGACAATTTCATCGTTGACCCCGATATCAAGCCCCCAGAGAGTCGTGACGCCAAGCATCAGTTGACTGGTGAAGACCTCGCACTCTTGCCCTCGAGAATGTTTGTCTACTCGTTGAGGAACCGCAAGTTTATCAATGCCGATATTCAGAACCTGAAGCCCAGCGAAGTCATGTCAGATCCTTTCAGCGACCTCAAGATCGAGGAGTCTCATAAGCGATTGATCAGATCCGTCGTACAGGACCACTTTGACAAGAAGTTGATGCAGCGGCAGCTGCGAGCACGGGACATTGAGCCACTAGAGCAGGACTTTATCCGTGGCAAGGGTAAGGGGCTTGTGATCTTACTCCATGGTGCCCCTGGGGTGGGAAAGACTGCTACAGCGGAAGCAGTCGCCTCGGCGCACCGGAAGCCTCTGTTTCCCATCACTTGTGGTGATCTAGGTGTTGATCCTCGGCAAGTTGAGTCCACCCTGTCGGAAATATTCCGCCTGGCGAATCTGTGGGATTGCATTCTTTTTCTTGATGAAGCTGAGATCTTTCTATCCCGtagggagaagaaggatgataACCTTCAGAGAAACGCCCTTGTCTCGAGTAAGTATCCAGCAGAACCTCATGATGCTTTCATGCCCACTAACTACATACCGCAGTCTTCCTCAGGACCCTTGAGTACTATCCAGGAATATTATTTCTCACCACAAATCGGGTCGCGTACTAGATGAAGCCCTCAATTCACGTGTGCACGTGAGCATCTACTTCCGTCACCTCGACCGCCAACAGACCATGGCCCTGTTCAAGATGAACCTAAAGCGCTCAGAGATGATTGCAGAACAGAGGGCTACGAGTACCAAGGAGCCCCCGCTGCGTATCATGGCAGAGGA
Protein-coding regions in this window:
- a CDS encoding AAA domain-containing protein; its protein translation is MSEIPGNIKVLAGTLGGVLEDTVLSNEQSHGQHVVIESPQEAPWHHRVSSTDLTGGVTYEWLKDVTSRLTTLEHSQPKDERKIEHTKDEMEMTELMKTEPKVRDCNWEQFKNRYSSEECTYAIEVLLAGVDLDGEMEEEQLRRLPTEKRKKIIESNRKKPARRLQADKRPDSQRLERVRINSPAILSFLGGVTGETSWAEKPHTFLRPFKILIHFHDRLEDEFDKLKVKFEVVGQPELEPTEGGVEAAQTRPAEVPSTSLRKELRPGLEKDDLSSEGLAVSAKFPKLPAESTTGEPLMERGSLQSKPAPLPVEEVTESGYKEIKCYMEFARSRILPNYRKFEGKDHSQRVRVRFDDLWSLFRPGDLVFTREDSKTNSSTTDAEKHRSPPGRQKGRRLGRLHFVDTDTVDWTVGNLDAENGDFRRNTLQKDDQLILRAYYLDYDGVSYAAVSRQWNILRFDGEKEVTKLDLFPVRFEKDFENTLSKLVESGERFQKLLLSKEPSIQHEGWTLTHDPAGTRLANLLGRPLTAEYIESDVIIDFQETYQKNPMWKPAFISYSKSPFDPDTTYDEFAIIRWSGPDRSRISSKLTEVVVSFDDAGSLRWNKFADSDNFIVDPDIKPPESRDAKHQLTGEDLALLPSRMFVYSLRNRKFINADIQNLKPSEVMSDPFSDLKIEESHKRLIRSVVQDHFDKKLMQRQLRARDIEPLEQDFIRGKGKGLVILLHGAPGVGKTATAEAVASAHRKPLFPITCGDLGVDPRQVESTLSEIFRLANLWDCILFLDEAEIFLSRREKKDDNLQRNALVSNEALNSRVHVSIYFRHLDRQQTMALFKMNLKRSEMIAEQRATSTKEPPLRIMAEDIKEFALENFYKNAEAPGGLGTWWNGRQIRNAFQIATSLAYADARDQKDDEKKYLGREHFEQVLQAMEEYTQYRQDLLHKTDDDLAADREERYLRVGGDSAGRRESPRHGPIYSDYSRPRAFHHQRPSYPASPSSARAFAGRDAEYARQDPDSPTPQRQEPFLSPGAYPPSAIVLDNACGTGIVAEEIMLRARRSNANVPKIYAVDPAPNMVDISRKKLDALGVSAASSAAVMPSEKLEFQDETFTHSITNLGILFFTDGDAGAKEIYCTLRPGGVAVVTSWAVLGYLEVIRPAQSAVRPGNPPFKLPIPETWFDSAFVEKCLKDGGFENITVSESIVHYGAPSEEDLLGLILNSFKMLWKDWSEEDQNKFRQVAREKIDEASCSYTMNDGSQGVGLPMTAIVAVCQK